In the Paenibacillus sp. FSL R7-0337 genome, GCGGTGTACAATTAGCCTGGCATAGCCTTCCGCCAGCCGCAGTGCGCGGCCTAACACCGGGCCTGCGGATCGGCAGATCGGTCCACTCGCGGGAAGAGGCGGCGGAAGCTGGAAGGCAGGGAGCAGACTTCTGCCTCTACGGGCATGTGTTCCCTACGGCCTGTAAGCCTGGACAGCAGGCACGGGGACTGGAGCAGCTGGCAGAGGCTGTCCGCTGGTGCCGCATACCGCTGATTGCGCTCGGAGGGATTACCCCGGGCAATGCCGGAGCGGTGCTGGCCCAAGGGGCGGCTGGCATTGCTGTCATGTCGGGAATCTGCGGAGCTCCAGACCCGGTGGGAGCGGCCTTGGCCTACAGGGAAGCGGTTCACAGGGCGGCAGAGCAGTCTTGTAATGCATGATATGGATCAAGTAGAGGGCACAGCAGGAGGTGAACAGACATGATTGTGACCGTTAACGGGATGCCACAGAGGTTCGAAGAGAGCTGCCGGACACTGGCGGATCTGCTGGCCCGGCCTGAGTGGGCCGGTAAGCTGGTGATTGTCGAGCTGAACGGTGAGCTTGCCGGCAGAGAGGCTTACGGAGACACACTGCTCAGCGAAGGGGACCGGGTGGAGCTGGTTCATTTTGTAGGCGGAGGCTAAACACGAAGACTTACCCCAGGAGGCGTTAATATGCAAGATCCACTGATGATTGGCGGAGTGACTCTAACCAGCAGACTGTTCATTGGCACCGGAAAATACAGCCGTAACACCCTCATTCCCGAGGTGATTACGCGATCAGGCTCACAGGTCATTACCGTTGCCCTGCGCCGGGTGGACCCGGAGAGCAGTGACAATATTGTCAGCCATATTCCTTCCCATATGACCTTACTGCCTAATACCTCTGGTGCGCGCACCGCAGAGGAAGCAGTACGGATTGCCCGGCTGGCGAGATCGGCGGGACTGGGGAACTGGGTGAAGATTGAGGTCATCAACGACCAGAAATATTTGCTGCCGGATAACATGGAGACCATCCGGGCGACCGAGATCCTTGCAGCAGAGGGCTTCGTGGTGCTTCCGTACATGAGTCCTGATCTGTCCGCCGCTCTGCGGCTGAAGGCAGCGGGGGCCGCAGCCGTAATGCCGCTGGGAGCGCCGATCGGGTCCAACCGCGGGCTGCAGACCAAGGAGCTGATCCGGATTCTGATCTCCGAGATGGATCTGCCGGTGATCGTGGATGCCGGAATCGGCAGACCATCCGAGGCGGCTGAGGCGATGGAGATGGGGGCCGCAGCGGTCCTGCTTAATACAGCGATTGCTACCGCCTCAGATCCGCTGCTGATGGCAGAAGCTTTTCGTGAAGCGGTATCCGCAGGGCGCAAAGCTTATCTCGCCGGACTGGGGCCTGTGGAGGAGACGGCGGCAGCCTCTTCACCGTTGACCGGGTTCTTGGCCTGACAGATGGATTAGGGAGGAGAGGAACGGCTATGAGCTTTTATGAGACGATGACCCGGTTGGAACAGCTTCCTTACGGGACGCTATGGAGCCGGTATACGGCAGAGGATGTGAAGCGCGCGCTTCGTGCAGAGCAGGTGGATGAAGAAGGGCTAATGGCCTTGTTGTCACCGGCAGCGGAGCCTTATCTGGAGGAGATGGCGCAGAAGGCGCACCGGTTAACGCGTACGCATTTCGGCCATGTGATGCAGCTGTTTACCCCGATGTATCTTGCAGATTTTTGCGTGAATCACTGCACGTATTGCAGCTTCAGTTCTATGTATGATTTTCCGCGCAAAAAACTGACGCTGGAGGAGGTCGCCCGGGAAGCAGAGACCATCGCAGCCACGGGCCTGCGCCACATTCTGATCCTGACCGGAGAATCACGGAGGGATAGTCCGGCCGGTTATGTGAGGGACTGCGTGAATGTGCTGCGCCGCTATTTTTCCTCCGTCAGCATTGAAGTGAATCCGCTCTCGACAGCTGAATATGCAGAACTCAGAGAAGCCGGCGTGGACGGCTTAACGCTCTATCAGGAGGTCTACCACCAGGAGACTTATCGTGCGCTGCATGTAAAAGGACCCAAACGCGTCTACCGCAACCGGCTGGATGCTCCCGAACGGGGCTGTCAAGCTGGCTTTCGTTCAATAAATATCGGAGCCTTGCTCGGCATGTACGAATGGCGCCAGGAGGCGCTGGCAACTGCCCTGCACGCGAGGTATCTGCAGGACAAGTACCCGGAATGCGAAATCGGCCTGTCTACTCCCAGATTCCGGCCTTACTTAGGCGAATTCAACCCCGCAAGCGATGTTACCGACCGTGCGCTGGTGCAGATCATCCTGGCGTACCGCCTATTCCTGCCGCGCTCCGGCATCTCACTGTCCACACGCGAGCCTGCCGCTCTGCGCGATCATCTGGTCCAGCTCGGCATCACGAAGATGTCCGCAGGGGTATCCACCGAAGTGGGCGGACATTCCCTCGAAGGGGGCACCCCGCAGTTTGAAATATCGGACAACCGTAGCGTGGCTGAGATGGCCGAGATGCTGCGCTCGCAAGGACTCCAGCCGGTATTCAAGGACTGGGATATCCTGTCCGAGCCGCTTGGCTTGAGGTAGGCAAGCTGATTTGGCTTAGCTTGATGTGACCAAACTGGATGTCACTTAAACTGATCAGGCTAACCAAGCAACTTGAACAGACTAAACGAAGCAAGCTAAACTGACCAGACTAACCGTGCTTAACTTATCTGACCAGACTAACCGTGCTTAACGTAACCTGACCATACGCAAATAACCCGCTCATGGCGGGTTATTTGTATTGTATAAGCGTTGTAGGCTACGCGTGCTGACTTCTCCTTCTACCACTAAGGCGTGTGGGCCCGATGTATGCGAAAAACTGAGCACAATCGCAATGTGCCGTAGCAATGCTACATGGACTGAATGTGCGCTCCTCAGGGCTGACACTGGACGCGGTCAGAATGCAGTCAGATGGATAAATGAGCTTCTGCTTAAGAGCGGTATAAGGTATTCGCATTGTTCACACGTTAGTGTTCCAGCCAACGCTGGGAGCCAACGCTATGCGAATGCCGTACTCTATTTACTCTATAGGTTCGGGCTGCCCGGCAGACTGAACCTGACTCGCACTGGAGGACAGCTCGTCTAGCGACATCTCGAAGCCCGGAGCCATGTGTTCAAGGAAATATGCCATCTCAGGCATCTCCAGCACATGCAGCTTCGCGGCAGTCTGCTCCCGGGCGGCGGCGAATTCACGGTTGCCTGCGGCGACCTCCCAGACGCATTTCAGGTAAGCGTCAAGCACATCCGCTGCCTTGACGTAGCGGAGCAGTCCGGCATCTTCGGAGCCGGGCGGGCTGGTGTGCGGCTGCAGGAGCGGCGCGTAGACTGCGCTCAGCTCCGGCGGGATCATGGCCGCCAGCCTGTCGGCGGCCACCTGCTCCATCTCGCGGAAGCTCGACAGCAGACGCGAGTTGTTATGCTTCACCGGCGTGGCGATGTCGCCGGTGAAGACCTCGGTGGCGTCGTGGAACAGCGCCATCGTGGATGCACGGTCGGCGTTCAGCGACCGGCCGAAATGGGCATTGCCGATGGTGCACAGCATGTGCGCCAGCAGGGCGACCTGGAACGAATGCTGCGCCACGTTCTCCGGGGCGGTGCTGCGCATGAGGCTCCAGCGCTGGATATATTGCAGCCGGTAGAGATAGGCAGAGAAATGGTAGTTCAATTTTGAGGTAACCCCTTTCATGAGCAGCTTAATGTGCTATTATAGTAACTAATTGTACCAGAGTTAGGGCCGCTTGAACCAGATGGAGAGGAGACTGAATGAAGATGCAGCATTTTGAAGAGAGCATTTATAATTTGATTGTAGAGACCTCCACGAACCTGCCGGGTGATGTACGCCGGGCGGTAGCCAGAGGGCGGGCGCTGGAAGACCGGGCGACACGCTCCGGACTGGCACTAACCACGATAGCGCAGAATATCGGGATGGCGGAGCAGCAAATATCGCCGATCTGCCAGGATACGGGGATGCCGACTTTTATAATCCATACGCCGGTGGGCGTGAATCAGATAGAGATGAAGAAGGATATTCACAGCGCAATTATCCGTGCTACGAAGAACGGGAAACTGCGTCCCAATTCCGTGGATTCGCTAACAGGCGAGAACAGCGGGGATAATCTGGGGGCAGGCACTCCGGTGATTCACTTCGAGCAGTGGGAGGAAGAGAGCATTGATGTCCGGCTGATCCTGAAGGGCGGCGGCTGCGAGAATAAGAACATCCAGTACAGCCTTCCGGCAGAACTGGAGGGACTCGGCAAAGCCGGACGCGACCTCGACGGTATCCGCAAGTGCATTCTGCATTCCGTGTACCAGGCGCAGGGCCAAGGCTGTAGCGCAGGGTTCATTGGCGTAGGTATTGGCGGCGACCGTACCACGGGCTATGAGCTGGCGAAGAAGCAGCTGTTCCGCAAGGTCGAGGATGTGAATCCTGTTGAAGATTTGGGCAAGCTGGAGAATTACATTATGGAGAATGCCAACAAGCTCGGAATCGGCACGATGGGCTTCGGCGGTGAAGTGACGCTGCTGGGCTGCAAAATCGGAGTGATGAACCGGCTGCCAGCCAGCTTTTTCGTCTCTGTGGCCTATAACTGCTGGGCCTTCCGCCGTCAAGGCATTCTGGTCCATCCGGCTACCGGTGACATTCAGGAATGGCTGTATGAGAGCGGCACCGGGATATCCGTTGAGGGGGAAGCTGCACCGCAGCCTGTTGCTGAAGCTGTGGGTGTAGCAGCGGCAGAAGGGACAGCTTCCGGCGTGGTGCCAGAGGATGCTACGATTCCTGCGGCACCGGCTATTGTATCCGGTACGGGTGAAGCAGCATCGGGTGCTGCTGTCTCGGGGAACGGGGCAGCCTCTGAACCAGCTGCGGCAGTCTCCGCTGGCTCAGGCGGCTCGCGTGAGATCCGCCTGAGCACACCGATCAGCGAGGAGGATATCCGCAGCCTGCGCGTCGGCGATGTGGTCATCCTCTCCGGCGAGATGCATACCGGCCGCGACGCCCTGCACAAATACCTGATGGATCACGACACCCCTGTCGATCTGAACGGTGCCGTCATCTACCACTGTGGACCGGTCATGCTGAAGGATGACGAGGGATGGCATGTGAAGGCGGCTGGCCCGACGACCAGTATCCGCGAGGAGCCGTATCAAGGCGATATTATCAAAAAATTCGGTATCCGCGCCGTAATCGGCAAAGGCGGTATGGGACCCAAGACCCTCCAAGCCTTAGGTGAGCACGGCGCAGTCTACCTCAATGCAATCGGCGGTGCAGCACAGTATTACGCAGAATGTATCAAGAAGGTCAACGCGGTAGACTTCATGGAATTCGGTATTCCTGAAGCCATGTGGCATTTGCAGGTGGACGGCTTCGCAGCGATCGTCACCATGGATGCGCACGGCAACAGCCTGCATGCTGATGTCGAAAAGGATTCGGCCGCAAAGCTCGCCCAGTTCCGCGAGCCGGTGTTTAAGTAATTGAGTAGATTGTTCCTGCTTCGCGATAGTATCTAACAAACTGTAATATAAGCTGGCTGGATATCCCGTTAGACTAGACCTCCTTCATTTCGCTGAAGGAGGTTTTTTGGCGATTGCGGAAATTGCGCAGGGCAACCTCCTTTGGAGGATGAGGTGAGTGAATAAGGGGGGACGCTGCTGCGTAACGGGAAGTTGCTTGGGAGGGGAAAGGAAAGGATAAATAAAAGCTGGATGCGGAAATGAGAGGGATAAATCCCTCTGATGGTGCTGAAAGTGGACTGGATGCGGAAATGAAAGGGATAAATCCCTCTGATGGTGCTGAAAGTTGTCGGAGAGTGGAAATGAATGGGAATGATGCTGAGAGTTTATTGGGGGAAAAGAGTAGCTGAAGAGCACTAGTGCCCCTGAATCTCAGGAAAGTTAGCTAAACGAGCAAATGAAGAGCACTTGTGCACCTGAATTTCAGGAAAGTTGGCTCAACGAGCAAATGAAGAGCACTTGTGCCCCTGAATTTCAGGAAAGTTAGCTAAACGAGCAAATGAAGAGCACCAGTGCACCAGAATCTCAGGAAAGTTGGCTCAACGAGCAAATGAAGAGCACTTGTGCACCTGAATTTCAGGAAAGTTGGCTCAACGAGCAAATGAAGAGCACTAGTGCCCCTGAATCCGCCAACCGCCTTGAATTGATCTTACCAGCAAAGGAAGAGGGGAGCATGAGAACAATACAGCTTCCCTGAGGGTTCCTTCCAGGTATGAGCTTATGCTGAATACTGTTTTTTGTGTTTTTTGCAGAGCGGTTATCCTATATGGGATACGGGTTGGCGGCAGGTTTGATTTATATGTCTTGACAGCGCATACAGGGACATGTTAATTTTTAGTGGGGAAACCGGTTTCCCCACTGCTGTGTTGAAGCTGTAAAGCTAAGCTCTAGCGAAACTATCTAGCTAAGCATTAGCACACTCTAGCTAAGCTCTAGCCAAGCTAGGCATTAGCAAGCTCTAGCCAAACTATCTAGCTAAGCATCAGCACGCTCTAGCCAAACTATCTAGCTAGGTATTAGCACGCTCTAGCTAAGCATTAACACACTTTAGCTAAGAGTACGCAAGCACTTGCTAAGCTCCAGCTAAGCAGTCAGTATCAGCTTATGCACTATCAAGCTGAAGCAAAGCACAAGTTGTTAACGTCAGAGTATCCGCTGGCCCAAAGTGTTGCATTCGGTTTTACATGAGAGGGAGATGAGGAATGAAAAGAAAACGTAACCGCCTGCTTGTTCCCGTTCTAATCACATCCATTGTATTGTCGATCATGATGAATCTGTTTGTCCTGCCGCAAGCTAAGGTGGAAGCAGCCAGCATTGGAACAGTAACCGAGAATGACACGATTTATCAGATTATGGTTGACCGCTTCAATGACGGGGATTCTTCCAATAATGCAACAGGCGCGGCTATCCGCTACGGGGAGAACTCCGAGGAGGATTTCCGTTACATGAAGGGCGGCGACTGGCAGGGGGTCATTGACAAGCTCCCGTATATTCACAATATGGGCTATACCGCGATCTGGATCTCACCGGTAGCCGAGCCGCAGATGACTAACCGTGAGAACAACGGTTCAGGCAAGAACACGGCCTACCACGGCTACAATGTCAAAGATCCGAACAAGGCCAACCCTTACTTCGGCACCAAAGAAAAGCTGAAAGAGCTTGTAGACTCCGCGCATGCGCTCGGAATCAAGGTCATCATCGATGTCGTTCCTAACCACATCGGCGATTACATGCTGGGCACTCAGGCTTATTATGATATTCCTTCCTTACAGCCTGCGGCTCCATTCAATAATCCGGCCTGGTACCACCACAATGGGGACATTAACTGGTCTCTTGCCGATGGACGGTACGATCAGTGGGCCCAGGATTATCTGGAGAATCATGATCTGGGCGGTCTGGATGATATCGACTTCGATGTTCCTGCCGCCAAGCAGGCCATCTTCAGCTCGATCAAGGGCTGGTTTGACTATACGGGGGCAGACGGCGCCCGGGTCGATGCGGCCAAGCTGATGAAGCCGACGGATATCGGCGAACTCCAGAATTTGCTGGGCGTGAATACTTTTGGGGAGAATTTTGACGGCAATGCCGAATTCGTCTCCCGCTGGGTCGGTACCAACAAGGAGTGGGGGATGCTCGACTTCCCGTTATTCTTCTCCGTGCTGAACAGCTTTGCGTACGGGCAGTCTTTTGACGCGAATATTAAAGGCACTCTGGCTCAAGACTCCTACTATGGCGGCAACGCCAACCATATGGTTACCTTCATCGACAATCATGACCGCAACCGCTTCCTGACCGAGGCTGGTGGCAGTGTTGAGAAGCTGCAGAATGCTTTGTCCTTTATTTTCACCGTGCGCGGAACGCCTGTGGTCTTCCAGGGAACGGAGCAGAACAAGGGCAATGGCAACGGGCAGATCATGACGGGCGGCATCGCTGATACGTGGAACCGTTGGTCGATGGTGAAACGGGATGCAAACGGCAATGTGCTGGAGAATTATTTCAATGAGAATGCCAGTACCTTCAAGCATGTAGCCAAGCTGAACGAGATCCGCAAAAACAACCCGGCCCTGCGCACCGGCACCCAGCGCGAAATGTGGTCCGCACAGAATCTGTACGCCTTCTCCCGGCGGATTGATACAGGCACGAATGTCGGTCAGGAAGTGATCTCCGCATTCAGTAATGCCTCCAGCGGATCACAGACAGTGACGCTGCCGCTGCGCGCCGAAAGCACGCTTACCGCAGGTACGGTTCTGGTGAATCAGCTGAACCCCTCCGATACTGTGACCGTGCAGGCAGGCGGTGTTACCGGTAAGCAAATTACAGTTACCCTGGGCGCCAATTCGGCCAAAATCTACTCCAAAACTCAGCCGGTAACCGATACGCAAGCACCAAGTGTTCCGGGAAATGTAACGGCAACGGTACAGAACGCTTCCAGCGCCCTGGTGTCCTGGTCAGCATCCACTGATAATGTTGGGGTGACAGGGTACGAAATTTACCGCAACGGCGTGAAGATCGGGACTTCCGCTACGACCTCTTTTACAGATAACGGACTTGTGGGCAGCACTAATTATTCCTATACGGTAAAAGCGTATGACGCCGCTATGAATCTGTCGGCCTTCAGCGCAGCCGCTCTGGTCGTTACCCCTGCCGGTAACAGTGTGACAATCTACTACAAGCAGGGTTACACCAATCCGTACATTCATTATCGCCCAGTGGGCGGGACATGGACGACATCTCCGGGTGTAGCCATTCCAGCCGCCGAAGTAGCAGGCTATAACAAAATCACAATCAACATCGGCGCAGCCACCCAGCTCGAAGCCTGCTTCAATAACGGCAGCGGCACCTGGGACAGCAATGGCGGCAGCAATTATCTGTTCGGCACCGGCACCTGGACCTATACGCCTACAGGCAATATCCAGGCAGGCGGTCCGGTAGCGCCAACGGCATCGCCGACGGCTACACCAACCGTAGCCCCAACAGCGATACCAACGGTGGCACCAACTGTAGCTCCAACTGCTACACCGACTATCGCACCGACCGCAACACCTACAGTAACACCAACCGTAGCGCCAACAGCGACACCTGTGCCAACCGCCACACCGGCTGGCAACACCGCGACGATCTATTACAAGAATACGGCCTTCAGTAACTCCTATATCCATTACAAGCTGGATGGGGCAACCACCTGGACGACTTCACCGGGTGTTCAGATGCAGGCCTCTACTTTCAGTGGCTACAAAGCTATTACCATTCCACTCGGCACCGCCACCGGCCTGACCGCAGCGTTCAATAACGGCAGCGGCACCTGGGATAACAATGGCGGGAATAACTATCATTTTGGCACCGGCAGCTCCAGTCTGGTTGGAGGAAGCTTGACCTCCGGGGAACCGCAGGTGGATAGCATAACCTTCAGGGTTAGCGTTCCGGGTTCGACTCCGGCGAATGCTCCGGTCTATCTGACGGGTTCGTTCAACAGCTGGAATGCGGCAGATGCAGCCTATCTGCTGACACGCGGGAGTGATGGCGTCTATTCCACCACCTTGAACCTTCCGGCAGGCAGCGCCGTGACGTATAAGCTGACGCGCGGAAGCTGGGCCACGGTAGAGACCGCGTCCAATGGTACAGATATCACGAACCGGACGGTTACACCGGCAGGCGGAGCACAGACAGTAACGCTAAGTGTGCAGCGCTGGAAGGATCAGTAAGCAGCTTGAGGGGGCGAGGGATGGATGTCCGTCGCCCCCGTTTTTTTGACGAAGAATAATCCCGATAAGAAGGAGTTGAACCATGACCAAGAAATCCAGGTCCCTGCGCAAAATTACAGCCCTGCTCCTGGGCGCACTCCTGACCGTTCCGGCAATAGTCTCCCCTGTATCGGCAGATATTGCCGCTACGCATGTCTACCATAACCATATGCCGAATTTCTGGGCTTACTATGACCTGAACACTTACAATTCTACCCCTGTAGGCAGTCCGATCCGTTATACCTACGATGGTGAAGTCATCCAGCTGAAGCAGAATCCGCCCGCAGGATATCCCTATTATCTGCCGAATGGATCTCCCATGCCCCACGATGATCTGGTCTCTTATTATTCCCATCACGCCAAGACGGGCGCGTATTTAACCTGGCCCTGGAGTGTGGCGAACACGCTGCACAGCAATCATCCCCAGGCGCAGATGCATGTTACCATGTCGGGGTCTGTGGTGAACAATGTAAACAGTATTATTCAACAAGGAAATGTAAGCGGATACAATAATCCGGCCTGGGGAACCCCATGGAAGAACGCGGTGAATCAGCTTCGGACAACAGGCGGTGACAATATGCTCGATCTGATTCATTTCTCCGGACACCATTCTATGGGACCGCTGGTCGGCAACGATTATTTGCTCAAGGATATGATCTATCATGGAGCGGCGATGGCTCAGCCTTATTTCCTGGGCAGCAGCTATAAGTCATCGAAGGGATTTTTTCCGACAGAACTCGGGTTCTCGGAGCGGATTATCCCGGTGCTGAACAAGCTTGGCATCCAGTGGTCGGTGATCGGCAACAACCATTTCTCCCGCACGCTCAAGGATTACCCGCTGCTGGATAGTCCGGGCACAGATACGATGATCTCACCGCCCAACCGCAGCGATCTGCAGAATGTCAGCACAGCCGGGTCCTGGGTGAGTGAACCGATGTTCAATGAGCAGCAGGTGGTCTATAATAAATATCCTTTTGCCTCAACGGCCCATTGGGTCCGTTATGTGGACCCGGCAACCGGGGCAGAATCGAGAGTGGTTGGCGTGCCCGTCGCCCAGGCGCAGTCATGGGAAGAAGGGTATCTGGGCCAGGTAAAAGCAGATGCGCTTAAGCCGTATGAGAATCTGGCTCTGCAGAAGCAGATTTTTGTCGTGGCCCATGACGGGGATAATTCTTCGGGCCGGGCCGGCTCCGAGGAGACCTGGCGCAATGCCGGGAATGTCACCTATGCCGGCAGCGGTGTGACTGGAATGGGGATCGACGAGTATCTGCGCAGCAATACACCAGCCGTTTCCGATGTGGTCCATGTGCAGGACGGCTCCTGGATCGATACCCGGGATTCGTCCTCCGATCCAACCTGGTACCACTGGCATCTGCCGTTTGGGATCTGGAAAGGCCAGTTCGCGGCCTTCAATCAGGTGAACGGGACTGCTTACGCCCCGAAGAAGAATCTGGCGGGTGTCGAGGAAGGCATGACGGTATCCTTCGAGAAGGGCTATCATTATCTGGAGCGTAATTTCGCGTTATTACAAGCTTCCCTGAACTATGCCAAGACCGCCGAACAGATCTGGCTGGAGGAGCATCCGAATTACTGGAAGCCGGCGAACCCGCTGGACCGTGAGGTGACCTACGAAGGCAACCAATTGAATCCGTGGATGCTCTCCTATCCCGTGAAGGGCAACACCGCGAACGACTATGCCGGAGGCGCCAATCCCGCCGAGCTGGCCTGGTACTTCCTGTTGCCTGCGATGGACTCGGGCTTTGGTTATTATGATGAGAATGTGGATGACAGCGTGAAGCCGGCGTTGTCCTT is a window encoding:
- a CDS encoding carbohydrate binding domain-containing protein, with amino-acid sequence MKRKRNRLLVPVLITSIVLSIMMNLFVLPQAKVEAASIGTVTENDTIYQIMVDRFNDGDSSNNATGAAIRYGENSEEDFRYMKGGDWQGVIDKLPYIHNMGYTAIWISPVAEPQMTNRENNGSGKNTAYHGYNVKDPNKANPYFGTKEKLKELVDSAHALGIKVIIDVVPNHIGDYMLGTQAYYDIPSLQPAAPFNNPAWYHHNGDINWSLADGRYDQWAQDYLENHDLGGLDDIDFDVPAAKQAIFSSIKGWFDYTGADGARVDAAKLMKPTDIGELQNLLGVNTFGENFDGNAEFVSRWVGTNKEWGMLDFPLFFSVLNSFAYGQSFDANIKGTLAQDSYYGGNANHMVTFIDNHDRNRFLTEAGGSVEKLQNALSFIFTVRGTPVVFQGTEQNKGNGNGQIMTGGIADTWNRWSMVKRDANGNVLENYFNENASTFKHVAKLNEIRKNNPALRTGTQREMWSAQNLYAFSRRIDTGTNVGQEVISAFSNASSGSQTVTLPLRAESTLTAGTVLVNQLNPSDTVTVQAGGVTGKQITVTLGANSAKIYSKTQPVTDTQAPSVPGNVTATVQNASSALVSWSASTDNVGVTGYEIYRNGVKIGTSATTSFTDNGLVGSTNYSYTVKAYDAAMNLSAFSAAALVVTPAGNSVTIYYKQGYTNPYIHYRPVGGTWTTSPGVAIPAAEVAGYNKITINIGAATQLEACFNNGSGTWDSNGGSNYLFGTGTWTYTPTGNIQAGGPVAPTASPTATPTVAPTAIPTVAPTVAPTATPTIAPTATPTVTPTVAPTATPVPTATPAGNTATIYYKNTAFSNSYIHYKLDGATTWTTSPGVQMQASTFSGYKAITIPLGTATGLTAAFNNGSGTWDNNGGNNYHFGTGSSSLVGGSLTSGEPQVDSITFRVSVPGSTPANAPVYLTGSFNSWNAADAAYLLTRGSDGVYSTTLNLPAGSAVTYKLTRGSWATVETASNGTDITNRTVTPAGGAQTVTLSVQRWKDQ
- a CDS encoding fumarate hydratase yields the protein MQHFEESIYNLIVETSTNLPGDVRRAVARGRALEDRATRSGLALTTIAQNIGMAEQQISPICQDTGMPTFIIHTPVGVNQIEMKKDIHSAIIRATKNGKLRPNSVDSLTGENSGDNLGAGTPVIHFEQWEEESIDVRLILKGGGCENKNIQYSLPAELEGLGKAGRDLDGIRKCILHSVYQAQGQGCSAGFIGVGIGGDRTTGYELAKKQLFRKVEDVNPVEDLGKLENYIMENANKLGIGTMGFGGEVTLLGCKIGVMNRLPASFFVSVAYNCWAFRRQGILVHPATGDIQEWLYESGTGISVEGEAAPQPVAEAVGVAAAEGTASGVVPEDATIPAAPAIVSGTGEAASGAAVSGNGAASEPAAAVSAGSGGSREIRLSTPISEEDIRSLRVGDVVILSGEMHTGRDALHKYLMDHDTPVDLNGAVIYHCGPVMLKDDEGWHVKAAGPTTSIREEPYQGDIIKKFGIRAVIGKGGMGPKTLQALGEHGAVYLNAIGGAAQYYAECIKKVNAVDFMEFGIPEAMWHLQVDGFAAIVTMDAHGNSLHADVEKDSAAKLAQFREPVFK
- the yfbR gene encoding 5'-deoxynucleotidase yields the protein MNYHFSAYLYRLQYIQRWSLMRSTAPENVAQHSFQVALLAHMLCTIGNAHFGRSLNADRASTMALFHDATEVFTGDIATPVKHNNSRLLSSFREMEQVAADRLAAMIPPELSAVYAPLLQPHTSPPGSEDAGLLRYVKAADVLDAYLKCVWEVAAGNREFAAAREQTAAKLHVLEMPEMAYFLEHMAPGFEMSLDELSSSASQVQSAGQPEPIE
- a CDS encoding thiamine phosphate synthase — encoded protein: MYEIHAVSDGRLQPEALAEWAVAVHSMVDYIHLREKKLSAWELLAAAERLLQAGIPPSKLVINDRIDVALAAGAGGVQLAWHSLPPAAVRGLTPGLRIGRSVHSREEAAEAGRQGADFCLYGHVFPTACKPGQQARGLEQLAEAVRWCRIPLIALGGITPGNAGAVLAQGAAGIAVMSGICGAPDPVGAALAYREAVHRAAEQSCNA
- the thiH gene encoding 2-iminoacetate synthase ThiH, with protein sequence MSFYETMTRLEQLPYGTLWSRYTAEDVKRALRAEQVDEEGLMALLSPAAEPYLEEMAQKAHRLTRTHFGHVMQLFTPMYLADFCVNHCTYCSFSSMYDFPRKKLTLEEVAREAETIAATGLRHILILTGESRRDSPAGYVRDCVNVLRRYFSSVSIEVNPLSTAEYAELREAGVDGLTLYQEVYHQETYRALHVKGPKRVYRNRLDAPERGCQAGFRSINIGALLGMYEWRQEALATALHARYLQDKYPECEIGLSTPRFRPYLGEFNPASDVTDRALVQIILAYRLFLPRSGISLSTREPAALRDHLVQLGITKMSAGVSTEVGGHSLEGGTPQFEISDNRSVAEMAEMLRSQGLQPVFKDWDILSEPLGLR
- the thiS gene encoding sulfur carrier protein ThiS — translated: MIVTVNGMPQRFEESCRTLADLLARPEWAGKLVIVELNGELAGREAYGDTLLSEGDRVELVHFVGGG
- a CDS encoding thiazole synthase, with protein sequence MQDPLMIGGVTLTSRLFIGTGKYSRNTLIPEVITRSGSQVITVALRRVDPESSDNIVSHIPSHMTLLPNTSGARTAEEAVRIARLARSAGLGNWVKIEVINDQKYLLPDNMETIRATEILAAEGFVVLPYMSPDLSAALRLKAAGAAAVMPLGAPIGSNRGLQTKELIRILISEMDLPVIVDAGIGRPSEAAEAMEMGAAAVLLNTAIATASDPLLMAEAFREAVSAGRKAYLAGLGPVEETAAASSPLTGFLA